GTGTAATTCTGAATTGTTTCCACACTCTTTTCAGACTGACATCCACATAGCGCAGCAGCAAGGAACAAGAAAAATACAAGAGACAATCCAAGAGAAACACGGTTTGGTTCAATAAATGCTGTTTTTTATCATTCAGAGCAAACAAAAGTAaaaatttctaaatttatagTGGAACAAGTGTGAAAATGGCTGGCAGCCATCCAAAGTTCCTAAGTAGAAAATAGATAGATACTTAGTATATTCAGAACTACCATGGCGACCATTATTACAAAGACATCAAACAAAAACATCTAACACCAAAGATATAATAGCAAATTACCAACCTCTTGAGAAGTATATCCACCCACAACCTTCTGCGCATCCGGATCTGGTTTCGGCGCAGCTAATGCACTGGTTGCGTCATCTTCCTCCTCACAAAGCTGCAGCAGCCGACAAATCTCTGAAGAAAAACCAAGGCTTCCCCCCTGTACAATGATCATCCATCAACAGAAACTCAGTGTTATCAATCATTTCAGGGGTAATGGATGCATGTCTCTATTCAATTGCATGATAAACTATAACCAAGAGCACCACTAAAATAGTTCCACATATACACCATATGTGGAGGAATTAAAACACATGAAAGCAATACTTCCCAACACAAATCATTGTATGCTAAGCAGCGGGATGGAACTAATGCACacataaaagtaaaatattggAACAATCAATAAAGGACCATGTGCCATCCCAGGAACTAGGAAGAAAGAACTGCAGAACTTGTTGTCCTCAAGCTGGCATCATTCAAACAAACTGTCCAAATCCAGCTTACATGTCACAGAACTTGAGAGGAGAAGATCTCATGAAATGTCGATGCAGGTATATGCATGAATCTAGGCACTCTTGCCAATGAATACCTGCTGCAGAGAAGAAGCTGGGGAGGGCTCATTAAGTTCAGATTTCCACTCGCGAAGCATCTGGTGAACTTGCTCTTCAAGCACAGCCACATCAATTGACCGGCTCTCCTTCCTAGCTGATTGGAGATCGCTAAAGACCCCCTGTAGATCATCCACACGATTCTTCGCTCTGTCCTTGAAGAGCTGGTGCGATGAGGACTTGCATGCCCCGCTCTTCGAACCCTTCCCCATCCAAGTAACACCAGAAAATTTCACCAGCAGTTCTGAAGAAGACACCAACAGATCAGAGCAGAACGTATAAAGAGCCATCCAGAGAAACTAGCAAAAGTAAAGGCAAAAAAGAACCCCAACCCCATCTCAGcttcaccccccccccccccccccccccccccccccccccccaaatgtaaaaatattaacaaaaaaaaagggaagaACATGCAACTGAGGAACGAAAATCAAAGAGCAAACTTTATTCACTAAATATTAAATCTATACCTTTCAATTCTAGTAAAAATATTAACAGAAAAAGCCTCCCACACCTAAACGACAGAGAAGAATCAAATTACAAATCAGATCACAAAAATTAGAGCAGTAATGTTCAAATTTAGAAGGGGCACCCAATTTAGattaaaaaggcaaaaaaagcAACAATGAACAAACAAACAGAAGTTGAAATCAGGCTAGAGTATTCTGTTAAACAAAATCCAAAGTTACAAACCCTAAATTGCATGCCAATCACACAATGGGCTCAAGCAAACTCGCGAAATTGAGACGAAAATACACAAAAGCAGGACTCAGAAAACAAATTGACATGGACAAAATCCTCGAAAATCTTTTACACAATAGAAAAGTATAATATGCCATATAGCTAAAGCGAAACCATATGAAGCACAGTATCGTGCAGTTGCCTATGTGCGTGGGTGTTAAAGAGAGAAGAGGGGTAGAATTTTACCGGTTCGAAGTGGctagagagcgagagagagagagagagagagaagagtgggCTGTGTCGAGGAGGTAAAAgtaggtgtttttattttattttcgtcCCTTTTATATTTGGCCACAGGATTGATTCTCTGCGCAATTGGTGAAAGCAATGCGATTGCGCGTGGCCAACCTTCTACATTTACCCCTTCATATATCTATTTACCATACTGCCCTTGGCTTCAATGTTATTAACCCAAAAGAATTTAGGGAGCTTTGCTTTAATACACAAGTTTCCAATCATATATAGTCAAAATGTCCACTTTTCAAATTTACTACACTTCGTactcatttttgtttttttattttgaaaattataatttgagtccatttttgtttttttaataattatttattgaaaaatataactTGAGTGTGACATGAGAGACGATCATTGTCACTTTGATTACTCTTTACTTTGAGGTTATGATTGgtactatgattttattttcttttgtcaTATAATATATGCGTGTAAAATTCATTCAATGTCCTTGGTTTAAAGTTTccgtctatatatatatcatgattTCCGCCTCAAAGTTTCCGCCCGTATATATTTCATGGTTTTCGCTTCATCATTTAAGCTTTCTCAACCTAAagtgtaattttttattaatttaaattcgtccttatataatttgattttggcataataactttaattattaaaCATTATGTTTTGTTCTCGTTTTATACTTTCTGCTTgcgcattttaaattttttcgcTCGCTCTTATTTAAGCTTTTTTGTTTTGCATGCTCATGTATTTACGTGTAATATTGTGAGAGTTGTTGGGAGGCAACATTTATGTTGGGTATCATTAGGGTTGTTGAAAATCTTAATTCTACTTTTATTGACAAATATGatagaatttaaattatttgtacaatgagaataatattttaatattattgaGTATATAGTGTAGTAATAAATAAAGTGGGCATGCATGTAGTGTATCAATTCTtttaaatttgtatatttaaaGTATTTTCACAAGAATTTATTGGGTCCAACCAATTTCCCTTTGGGGAAATgatgaatttttaattagtcGTTTGTATTTCGAATCAAACGGATATAAAGGTATTTCATACCTAATGAAAtagaggtggtctcctgtacacccaggtgtaccaTACACTCAGGTTGTACCTGATTCGGATTCTGATCCAGTTGGACTATTTTGActcattttttcttgaaatgataTTAATACTAACATgatcttggaatgacactaacactattttattttacaaatgatatTGTTTTGAAAATgtcactaacactatattgaaatgactaACACCACTACTACAAAAAAGCTCATAGACTACAGTTTAACACCGTAGTCTATGTGATTTAATAACCGTAGTGATAGGTGGTGTAGTCTATTCCCATCAATATAGACTACGGTTTTATAACCGTAGTCTATAGTTACTTAAGACTACATTTTTAGACGCACATATACTATGTGTGAAAACCGTAGTCTATGTGTAATCATATACTACACATGGAAACCGTAGTTAAGTCTGTTCGAAATTGTAGTGTATTGGAAGAATAGACTACGGTTTGTCAACTAGAATTGGTAGTCTATAGTATTTAAAGACTACACTATTAGTGATCTTACTCTACGCATATTGTCGTAGTGGTTGGCTATCGTCAACtaaaaattattgttattttatttaaaattaacaaaaaaatgaaatacaaatattgatacactaaaaaattataattgtcATATATAATTTCACAATATTTCATATTCTGTTAATGTACACTGAAATGAAGCTAACAACGACATGAGATTAAATATACAAAACAAAgagtacaatattttttttcaaaacaataTCTAGTATTCTATTGTTGAAGAATCTTCATGGAAAATTCAGCAAAAGTCTCTCCTGTTTTTGCTTCATTTCCAGCATATCCTGGCACAAAATTAAAACAAGATTTGCCATGAAAACATATAAAACAATTATGTCAACAAAGCATTTCTTACATTTCAAACAAAATTCCAGCTAATTGCAACATATATTATTTCAAAAGTATATTTCTTTCATTAAAATCAATAGACTAAATAAACATATACTAGTATATCTATAACACAAATCCATATTAGTAAACCAAAGTTGTAGAATATTACCTCTACTTTTTATATGTGACTAAGAATGAGATTCACCCACTCAACACGAACTTCATCAATATCCTATTTAGTATAACTCCGATTGTTAAACTATAAAAAgggaaaataacaataatacaaAAATTACCTTTATTCGAACTAAGGGAAGCTTGAGCTCTTGTTTCTTCACAGCCTTTTGGTTTGCCCTCTCTATCAAATCTCTAACCTACAAAAACGGaaccaaagaaaaataaaacatgtACCGCAGTCAAATTAGCAAAAGTCATCATAATTAATGTGTATATTCTAAGGGATTTAAAGAGTATGTTTACAACATCCAAGGAGGAGTATAAAAGAATGCAGCAATCTTACCACTTTATCCAAATGTTCAAGAATTGTATTATGATCATTCGAGTCTATGTCAGGCTCATCCTTCAGCACCACCTTCACATCATAGACCATAAAAAATGCAGTTGAAGTTTGTCTAGTTATTCCACATAGGAGTTAATATACGGTATATACCTCTGTGTATTCAAATGGCCTCACTGAACTCAGAGGTATCTTTGTTGGCCGATACTGATTCCCCTACA
The genomic region above belongs to Salvia miltiorrhiza cultivar Shanhuang (shh) chromosome 5, IMPLAD_Smil_shh, whole genome shotgun sequence and contains:
- the LOC130985450 gene encoding double-strand break repair protein MRE11-like, which translates into the protein MGFHITQPGSSVATSLIDGESKPKHVLLLEIKGNQYRPTKIPLSSVRPFEYTEVVLKDEPDIDSNDHNTILEHLDKVVRDLIERANQKAVKKQELKLPLVRIKVIFVLLLFSLFIV